In the genome of Desulfovibrionales bacterium, the window TTGGGGATCGGTCGCCGCTTCATTAAGCCGGGTGATTATATGCGGCGGCGTAGGAATGTCCGGGTCTCCTACGCCGAGGTCAATGACATCCAGCCCCCGTGCCTTTACCTCCTCTTTCATCCGATCTATCTCTGCAAAGAGATAAGGCGGCAGCTTCTTTAGTCGTTCCGATTTTTCTATTTTGATCATATCTATTAAATACCTTTCTACATATTGACGGCTTAATAAAAAAGGCCATTATATCCGTCCCCAATATATAGTCGATCGGAGACAGAAATCAGGAGTCAGAATACAGCTTTGGGCCTTCAGCCTTCAGCTTTCTCCGTCTCCACCGTATTGCGCAGCGTACCGATACTTTCCACAACAATTTCTATGACATCGCCGGGAACCATAGGGCCGATTCCGGAAGGCGTGCCGGTAGCAATGATATCGCCCGGGAGCAAGGTCATCACTTTAGAGATAAAGCTGACCAGTTCGGCGACCCCGTAGATAAGATTCCCGGTGTGGGATGACTGGCGGAGTTCCCCGTTGAGGTATGATTCTACCTTGATATGCGAGGGATCCAGCCCGCAGGCAATGCAGGGGCCGATGGGGGCAAAGGTATCAAAACTTTTGGAACGCGTAAACTGTACATCCTTTCTCTGTAAGTCTCTGGCTGTAACATCGTTTACACAGGTATAGCCAAGGATGTAGTCATAGGCCTTATCCTGCGGGACAAAGCGGGCCCGCTTGCCGATGACTACACCCAGCTCAGCCTCATAGTCAACCCTCTTGCTCATCCGGGGATACATAATGGATGAATCCGGCCCGATGACTGCCGTTCCCGGTTTAAGAAAAATCAACGGCTCGTCCGGGATAGGGAAACCCAACTCCCTGGCATGATCACGATAATTCAGGCCCAGGGCAATAATCTTGCCTGGCCGGCAGGGAGGGAGGAGCCGGACATTAGCCGGATCATACTCTTCATTACCTGTTTTAAATTCTGCGAATATATCGCCTTCTATGCTGCGGATGGTGTTTTTTCCTAGCCGCCCGTATCTGGCAGCGCCATCGGCTTCAAAACGAACGAAGCGCTCTATCACTTCCTCAGTCCCAGTACATCCTGCATGTCATAGATGCCGTTTTTCTGATTTACGATCCACTTGGCGGCCCGCACGGCCCCGCGGGCAAAATTATCCCGGCTATGGGCACGGTGGATGACCTCAATGCGTTCCCCGATACCGGCAAAAAGGACGGTGTGTTCGCCCACAATATCGCCGCCGCGCACAGTCTGTATGCCGATTTCCTCATTCGTTCGCTGACCGATCATACCATGGCGGGCATAGACCCCAACCTTATCCAAATCGCGGCCTAAGGCCCCGGCCAGCACTTGGGCCAGCTTTACGGCTGTGCCGCTGGGGGCGTCCTTTTTAAGGCGGTGATGGGCCTCGACAATCTCCACATCATAACCTTCACCCAGGATTCCAGCTACATCTTGTACGACTTTGTAGAGGACGTTTACACCCACACTCATATTAGGGGCCAGCACACAGCGCACCTTTTTGGCCAGCTTCTTGATCTCTTTCATCTCCTCAGGCGTAAACCCGGTTGTCCCCACCACAATAGCCTTTTTGTGTTTGGCGGCCAGGGCTACGTGTTCTGCAGACGAGGCATGAAAAGTGAAATCGATGATTACATCCCCCTTTTTAATGACCGATTCCAGCCCCTCAGAAATCGGGATACCGATCTTTCCCAGGCCGGTTACCTCTCCTACGTCCTGGCCGAGGGCCGGATGTCCCGGCCTTTCAAAGGCCGCTGCCAGTTTAATTCCTTCGGCCTGATGCACCATATGGATATTGCGTCCGCCCATTTTGC includes:
- a CDS encoding fumarylacetoacetate hydrolase family protein; the encoded protein is MIERFVRFEADGAARYGRLGKNTIRSIEGDIFAEFKTGNEEYDPANVRLLPPCRPGKIIALGLNYRDHARELGFPIPDEPLIFLKPGTAVIGPDSSIMYPRMSKRVDYEAELGVVIGKRARFVPQDKAYDYILGYTCVNDVTARDLQRKDVQFTRSKSFDTFAPIGPCIACGLDPSHIKVESYLNGELRQSSHTGNLIYGVAELVSFISKVMTLLPGDIIATGTPSGIGPMVPGDVIEIVVESIGTLRNTVETEKAEG
- the dapB gene encoding 4-hydroxy-tetrahydrodipicolinate reductase encodes the protein MIKAIVAGAAGKMGGRNIHMVHQAEGIKLAAAFERPGHPALGQDVGEVTGLGKIGIPISEGLESVIKKGDVIIDFTFHASSAEHVALAAKHKKAIVVGTTGFTPEEMKEIKKLAKKVRCVLAPNMSVGVNVLYKVVQDVAGILGEGYDVEIVEAHHRLKKDAPSGTAVKLAQVLAGALGRDLDKVGVYARHGMIGQRTNEEIGIQTVRGGDIVGEHTVLFAGIGERIEVIHRAHSRDNFARGAVRAAKWIVNQKNGIYDMQDVLGLRK